A single region of the Candidatus Protochlamydia amoebophila UWE25 genome encodes:
- a CDS encoding AAA family ATPase, whose product MTNDVRLTSDLIHEAQNKIDQIRQEIGKVVVGQTFLIDCLLIGLFADGHLLLEGVPGLAKTLAATTFSKIIDCQFKRVQFTPDLLPADLVGTPIYNPKEGTFSIKQGPIFTNILLADEINRAPAKVQSALLEVMQEKQVTIGGETFEAPRPFLVLATQNPIEQEGTYPLSEAQTDRFMMKILLTYPSRAEEKEILKRIGSLSPLPAISAILSVEDILFFRKLVNEVYLDEKIFEYILDIIQTTRKPEDYQLGQIKGLLEYGASPRATLALKQAAKAHAFIRGRYFVNPQDIKDVCLPILRHRLRLSYEAEAENLTTDAVIRQILDTLPIP is encoded by the coding sequence ATGACTAATGATGTTCGCTTAACTTCAGATTTAATTCACGAAGCCCAAAACAAAATTGATCAGATTAGACAAGAAATAGGAAAAGTTGTTGTTGGGCAAACATTTTTGATCGATTGTTTATTAATTGGCCTATTTGCTGATGGCCATCTTCTCTTAGAAGGTGTACCTGGTCTTGCTAAAACCCTGGCTGCCACCACATTTTCTAAAATCATAGACTGTCAATTTAAAAGAGTTCAGTTTACTCCTGATCTTTTACCTGCAGACTTAGTTGGAACCCCTATTTATAATCCTAAAGAGGGAACTTTTAGTATCAAGCAAGGCCCTATTTTTACCAATATTCTACTTGCTGATGAAATCAATCGCGCCCCTGCTAAAGTTCAATCCGCCTTACTAGAAGTCATGCAAGAAAAACAAGTGACAATTGGAGGAGAAACATTTGAGGCCCCTCGACCTTTTTTAGTTTTAGCGACTCAAAATCCGATTGAGCAAGAAGGAACCTATCCTTTATCTGAAGCACAAACAGACCGTTTTATGATGAAAATTTTGCTTACTTACCCATCTCGAGCAGAAGAAAAAGAAATTCTCAAACGTATTGGATCTTTATCCCCCTTACCCGCTATTTCAGCTATCCTTAGTGTAGAAGACATTCTTTTTTTTCGAAAGCTTGTCAATGAAGTCTACTTAGATGAGAAAATTTTTGAGTATATCTTAGATATTATTCAAACAACGCGTAAACCCGAGGATTATCAATTAGGACAGATTAAAGGGTTACTCGAATATGGAGCTTCTCCAAGAGCCACCTTAGCATTAAAACAAGCTGCGAAAGCGCATGCTTTTATTAGAGGGCGTTATTTTGTAAACCCGCAAGATATTAAAGATGTGTGTCTTCCCATTTTAAGACATCGTTTACGACTTTCTTATGAGGCTGAAGCCGAGAATTTAACAACAGATGCTGTCATTCGACAAATTTTAGATACGCTGCCTATCCCATGA
- a CDS encoding DUF58 domain-containing protein, with the protein MNPTLLEIFQHIRRIQIETTRNVDDLFAGIYRSAFKGRGLEFEDVREYQPGDDIRSIDWNVTARLQTPYLKNFREERELTVMLVVDISASSHFSHIKQLKSELIAEVAALLAFSAIKNQDNVGLLLFSNQIELYLKPKKGLRHVLRVIRELLFFQPQYRGTDLQKALRFLGNVQKKQSTCFLISDFLTQPLFHAIHVTAKRHELIGIQLYDEYEQNFPSMGLISLYDLESNKKALIDSSDKSLQKFYQESSKYRQQLWQKTFAKAGAAWISIRTDESSTQALYNFFKFRHKK; encoded by the coding sequence ATGAATCCAACTCTACTAGAAATTTTTCAACATATCCGCCGCATCCAAATTGAAACAACCCGTAATGTGGATGATCTTTTTGCAGGAATTTACCGCTCAGCTTTTAAAGGTCGCGGCTTAGAATTTGAAGATGTTAGAGAATATCAACCAGGTGATGATATTCGAAGCATTGACTGGAATGTCACAGCTAGACTTCAAACACCCTATTTAAAAAATTTTCGAGAAGAAAGAGAGCTCACAGTGATGTTGGTAGTTGACATCTCTGCCTCGTCTCATTTTAGCCATATCAAACAGTTAAAAAGTGAATTAATTGCAGAAGTTGCTGCTTTATTAGCTTTTTCAGCTATTAAGAATCAAGACAATGTAGGATTGCTTCTATTTTCCAATCAAATAGAACTCTACTTGAAACCTAAAAAAGGGCTTCGACACGTTTTGAGAGTTATTCGTGAGCTTCTATTTTTTCAGCCTCAGTATCGGGGAACAGATCTTCAAAAAGCTTTAAGATTTTTAGGAAACGTCCAGAAAAAACAATCAACTTGCTTTCTAATTTCAGACTTTTTGACACAACCTTTATTTCATGCAATTCATGTCACCGCCAAAAGACATGAACTTATCGGAATTCAACTCTATGACGAATATGAACAAAATTTCCCCTCTATGGGATTAATTTCATTATATGATTTAGAATCAAATAAAAAAGCATTAATAGATTCATCTGACAAGTCCTTACAAAAGTTTTATCAAGAGTCATCAAAATATAGACAACAATTATGGCAAAAAACATTTGCCAAAGCTGGCGCAGCATGGATTTCAATTCGAACAGATGAATCTTCTACTCAAGCATTGTATAACTTTTTTAAATTTAGGCATAAAAAGTGA